Proteins encoded by one window of Dyella humicola:
- the dapD gene encoding 2,3,4,5-tetrahydropyridine-2,6-dicarboxylate N-succinyltransferase, which yields MQSIETLINDAFERRNELTQAEIDTHLRPAVEQVIDLLESGERRVAEPDGHGGWKVNQWIKKAVLLYFRLNGNRVVDGGPALAFDKVPLRFAHGNDAELQGLGARVVPGALVRRGAHVAKDAVLMPSYVNIGAYVGAGTMVDTWATVGSCAQIGAGVHLSGGVGIGGVLEPLQANPTIIEDNCFIGARSEVVEGVIVEKGSVIGMGVFLGQSTRIYNRATGEVSYGRVPAGSVVVAGSLPSKDGTHSLYAAIIVKQVDEKTRSKTGINELLRLGE from the coding sequence ATGCAAAGCATCGAAACCCTTATCAACGACGCCTTTGAGCGCCGCAACGAGCTGACCCAGGCTGAGATCGATACGCATCTGCGTCCTGCCGTGGAGCAGGTGATCGACCTGCTGGAGTCCGGCGAGCGGCGTGTCGCCGAACCCGATGGCCATGGCGGCTGGAAGGTGAATCAGTGGATCAAGAAGGCGGTGCTGCTGTATTTCCGCCTCAATGGCAATCGTGTGGTCGATGGCGGCCCGGCGCTGGCGTTCGATAAGGTGCCCCTGCGCTTCGCCCATGGTAACGATGCTGAACTGCAGGGATTGGGCGCGCGCGTGGTACCCGGCGCGCTGGTGCGCCGCGGTGCGCATGTGGCCAAGGATGCGGTGCTGATGCCCAGCTACGTGAACATTGGCGCGTATGTGGGCGCCGGCACCATGGTGGACACGTGGGCGACGGTGGGCTCGTGCGCGCAGATTGGTGCAGGCGTGCATCTTTCCGGTGGCGTCGGTATCGGCGGCGTGCTGGAGCCGTTGCAGGCCAACCCCACCATCATCGAGGACAACTGCTTCATCGGCGCGCGCTCCGAGGTGGTCGAGGGCGTGATCGTGGAGAAGGGCAGCGTCATCGGCATGGGCGTGTTTCTCGGCCAGTCCACGCGCATCTACAACCGCGCCACCGGCGAGGTCAGCTATGGCCGCGTGCCCGCGGGCAGCGTGGTCGTGGCCGGCAGCCTGCCGTCGAAGGACGGTACGCACAGCCTGTACGCCGCCATCATCGTCAAGCAGGTGGATGAGAAGACGCGCAGCAAGACCGGTATCAACGAATTGCTGCGCTTGGGCGAATGA
- the uppS gene encoding polyprenyl diphosphate synthase — protein sequence MTSADPARIPRHIAIVMDGNGRWAKLRHRPRTFGHNAGRKAVRDVVEGCLRQGVKVLTLFAFSSENWQRPQEEVGALMELFLRALDKEVDELHSNEVRLRFVGDLSAFDNGMRQRMTAAMARTAGNDALHLNVAMNYGGRWDIVQAARKAAESVARGELRADEIDEAVLGHGMSLADLPPLDLFIRTGGECRVSNFLLWQLAYAELHFTDTLWPDFDQACLRSAIEDYARRERRFGRTGEQVAQR from the coding sequence ATGACCAGCGCCGATCCTGCGCGGATACCGCGCCACATCGCCATCGTGATGGATGGCAACGGCCGCTGGGCGAAGCTCCGCCATCGGCCACGCACTTTTGGCCATAACGCTGGACGCAAGGCGGTCCGCGATGTGGTCGAGGGCTGCCTGCGCCAGGGCGTTAAGGTACTTACGCTGTTCGCGTTCTCCAGCGAGAACTGGCAGCGTCCGCAGGAAGAGGTCGGCGCGCTGATGGAGCTGTTCCTTCGTGCGCTGGACAAGGAAGTGGACGAGTTGCACAGCAACGAGGTGCGCCTGCGTTTCGTCGGCGACCTGAGCGCCTTCGACAACGGCATGCGCCAGCGCATGACTGCCGCCATGGCGCGAACGGCCGGCAATGATGCCCTGCATCTGAACGTGGCCATGAACTACGGCGGCCGCTGGGACATCGTGCAGGCCGCACGCAAGGCTGCCGAGTCGGTAGCACGCGGCGAACTACGCGCCGACGAGATTGACGAAGCCGTGCTCGGCCACGGGATGAGCCTGGCCGACTTGCCGCCGCTCGATCTTTTCATCCGCACCGGCGGCGAATGCCGCGTCAGCAATTTCTTATTGTGGCAACTGGCTTACGCTGAGCTACATTTCACCGATACCCTCTGGCCCGACTTCGACCAGGCTTGCCTGCGCAGTGCCATTGAGGACTATGCACGCCGTGAACGCCGCTTCGGCCGTACCGGCGAGCAAGTTGCCCAGCGTTAA
- the rpsB gene encoding 30S ribosomal protein S2, whose amino-acid sequence MAQVTMRQMLEAGVHFGHQTRYWNPKMAPYIFGARGKIHIINLEKTLPLFTDAMNFLSAIAQKRGTVLFVGTKRSAREPLAEEAARAGMPFVTARWLGGMLTNFRTVKQSVARLKELEAAETDGSFEKLVKHEVLARRRERDKLENSLGGIKDMNRLPDALFIIDIGHEDIAVQEAKKLGIPVIAVVDTNYNPELVDYAIPGNDDAIRAIQLYARAAADSILEGKAAAPSAAQGDANEFVELDEEGNPVAKDERKAAPPRRDNRGPAKKGAGAPRRDGGRGRGRGDESAPDAE is encoded by the coding sequence ATGGCTCAAGTCACCATGCGTCAGATGCTCGAAGCTGGCGTGCATTTCGGTCACCAGACCCGTTACTGGAACCCGAAGATGGCCCCGTACATCTTTGGTGCGCGCGGCAAGATCCACATCATCAATCTCGAAAAGACGCTGCCGCTGTTCACCGACGCGATGAACTTCCTGTCGGCGATCGCGCAGAAGCGCGGCACCGTGCTGTTCGTCGGCACCAAGCGTTCCGCCCGCGAGCCGTTGGCCGAGGAAGCCGCACGCGCTGGCATGCCCTTCGTCACCGCTCGCTGGCTCGGCGGCATGCTGACCAACTTCCGCACCGTCAAGCAGTCGGTCGCCCGCCTCAAGGAGCTGGAAGCCGCTGAAACCGACGGCAGCTTCGAGAAGCTGGTCAAGCACGAAGTGCTGGCTCGTCGCCGTGAGCGCGACAAGCTCGAGAACTCGCTGGGCGGCATCAAGGACATGAACCGCCTGCCGGACGCGCTGTTCATCATCGATATCGGCCACGAAGACATCGCCGTACAGGAAGCCAAGAAGCTCGGCATCCCGGTCATCGCCGTGGTCGACACCAACTACAACCCGGAACTGGTTGACTACGCCATCCCGGGTAACGACGACGCCATCCGCGCCATCCAGCTGTACGCCCGCGCTGCCGCTGACTCGATCCTGGAAGGCAAGGCCGCTGCGCCGTCGGCTGCCCAGGGCGACGCCAACGAGTTCGTCGAGCTGGACGAGGAAGGCAATCCGGTTGCCAAGGACGAGCGCAAGGCCGCTCCGCCGCGCCGCGACAACCGCGGTCCGGCCAAGAAGGGCGCTGGTGCGCCGCGTCGTGACGGCGGCCGTGGCCGCGGTCGTGGCGACGAGTCGGCGCCGGACGCCGAGTAA
- a CDS encoding VIT1/CCC1 transporter family protein encodes MSRPRSPRHYRSNLRIERDNAALYDRLAELASDERLRRAYGRIADGERANALFWEDRLKQIGAEVPAPRIGARVHVLTWFARRFGTEFVMPTVVRLEHADHLPTPVDRSGFRDHFLEPQAPTTRSGRHRTQSGNTLRAAVLGANDGLVSNGSLVMGMAGAASGDHAILLAGFAGLVAGACSMALGEWLSVNSSREFYQAQISARAERLAVAPEDGTRSIAGIYREKGLEPKTAEALAEHLTERPRTALDTLVREDLGIDPEELGGSAYGAAISSFCLFALGALFPVAPYLFLSGHAAFLTCIASTIAGLALIGMGTALFTGRSMLFSIARQLGITVAAASVTYAVGHFLGVALTG; translated from the coding sequence ATGAGCAGGCCGCGTTCGCCACGCCACTACCGCAGCAATCTTCGCATCGAGCGCGACAATGCCGCGCTTTATGATCGCCTGGCCGAACTGGCCAGCGACGAACGCCTGCGGCGTGCTTATGGCCGTATTGCCGATGGCGAACGCGCCAATGCGCTGTTCTGGGAAGATCGGCTGAAGCAGATCGGCGCTGAGGTGCCGGCACCGCGTATCGGCGCACGTGTCCATGTGCTGACCTGGTTTGCGCGCCGTTTCGGCACCGAGTTCGTGATGCCCACGGTGGTTCGGCTCGAACATGCCGATCATCTGCCTACGCCGGTGGATCGCAGTGGTTTTCGCGATCACTTCCTGGAACCGCAGGCGCCAACGACGCGCAGTGGGCGTCATCGCACGCAAAGCGGTAATACCCTGCGCGCGGCGGTGCTCGGCGCAAACGACGGACTGGTTTCCAACGGCAGCCTGGTGATGGGCATGGCCGGTGCTGCCTCCGGTGACCATGCGATCCTGCTTGCCGGCTTTGCCGGGCTGGTGGCAGGCGCCTGTTCGATGGCGCTGGGCGAGTGGCTGTCGGTAAACAGCTCTCGTGAGTTTTACCAGGCGCAGATCTCCGCGCGTGCCGAGCGCCTGGCGGTGGCGCCGGAAGACGGTACGCGCAGTATCGCGGGCATCTATCGCGAGAAAGGCCTGGAGCCAAAGACCGCCGAAGCCTTGGCCGAGCATCTCACCGAGCGTCCGCGGACTGCGCTGGATACTCTGGTGCGCGAAGACCTTGGCATCGATCCCGAGGAGCTGGGTGGTTCAGCCTACGGAGCAGCCATTTCCTCGTTCTGCCTGTTTGCACTCGGCGCGCTGTTCCCGGTGGCGCCGTATTTGTTCCTGAGCGGCCACGCAGCCTTTTTGACCTGCATCGCCTCCACCATCGCCGGTCTGGCCTTGATCGGCATGGGCACAGCCTTGTTTACCGGCCGCAGCATGTTGTTCTCCATTGCGCGGCAACTGGGTATCACGGTTGCCGCGGCGAGCGTCACCTACGCCGTAGGCCACTTCCTGGGCGTAGCGCTTACCGGATGA
- the pyrH gene encoding UMP kinase has protein sequence MSAQLNYRRILLKLSGEALMGEADYGIDPKVIGRLADEIIEVQKAGIQIGVVIGGGNIFRGAGLAAAGMDRVTGDHMGMLATVMNALAMQDAIERRGGYARVMSAIPIHDVAEDYIRRRAIRHIEKGRIVLFAAGTGNPFFTTDSAAALRAVEVGANLLLKATKVDGVYTADPARHADATRYDHLTYDQVIERKLAVMDTAAIALCRDHGMPLRIYDMTVPGSLMRIMGGEAIGTLVSED, from the coding sequence ATGAGCGCTCAGCTTAACTATCGTCGTATCCTGCTCAAGCTCTCCGGTGAAGCCCTGATGGGCGAGGCCGACTACGGCATCGACCCGAAAGTCATCGGCCGCCTTGCCGACGAAATCATCGAAGTGCAGAAGGCCGGCATCCAGATCGGCGTGGTCATCGGTGGCGGCAATATTTTCCGCGGCGCAGGCCTCGCTGCAGCCGGTATGGATCGTGTCACCGGCGACCACATGGGCATGCTCGCCACGGTGATGAATGCGCTGGCCATGCAGGACGCCATCGAGCGTCGCGGTGGCTACGCCCGCGTGATGAGCGCCATCCCGATCCATGACGTCGCCGAGGACTACATCCGCCGCCGCGCGATCCGCCATATCGAGAAGGGTCGCATCGTGCTGTTCGCTGCCGGTACCGGCAACCCGTTCTTCACCACCGACTCGGCTGCCGCACTGCGCGCGGTGGAAGTGGGTGCGAACCTGCTGCTCAAGGCGACCAAGGTCGATGGCGTCTACACCGCCGATCCTGCACGCCACGCCGACGCCACGCGCTACGACCATCTCACCTACGACCAGGTGATCGAACGCAAGCTGGCGGTGATGGATACGGCGGCCATCGCACTGTGCCGCGACCATGGCATGCCGCTGCGCATCTATGACATGACGGTACCCGGCAGCCTCATGCGCATCATGGGCGGCGAGGCGATCGGCACGCTCGTTTCCGAAGACTGA
- the tsf gene encoding translation elongation factor Ts: MTAITAKLVSELRERSGAGMMDCKKALVENSGDIEAAVEYLRKTGLAKADKKASRVAAEGLIAAASANGQAVLVEVNSETDFVSKAPNFKEFADSVANVALTSGAIDVDALKATAHPAGGTVEEATKTQIATIGENIQVRRMVRISNDGPLATYLHGGRIGVIVALKGGSEELAKGIAMHVAAMNPPHIKPEDVPAEFIAKEKDIALSQMTDKDKAKPAEILEKIISGKINKIVSEVTLVGQPYVLDTNVTVGDALKKEGADVVAVARLVVGEGIEKVQEDYLAEVAKAMQV, from the coding sequence ATGACTGCCATTACCGCAAAACTGGTTAGCGAACTGCGCGAGCGTTCGGGCGCCGGCATGATGGATTGCAAGAAGGCCCTGGTCGAGAACAGCGGCGACATCGAAGCCGCGGTCGAATACCTGCGCAAGACCGGCCTGGCCAAGGCCGACAAGAAGGCCAGCCGCGTTGCCGCTGAAGGCCTGATCGCCGCCGCCTCCGCCAACGGCCAGGCCGTGCTGGTCGAAGTCAACAGCGAAACCGACTTCGTCTCCAAGGCGCCGAACTTCAAGGAATTCGCCGACTCCGTCGCCAACGTCGCCCTGACCTCGGGCGCCATCGACGTCGACGCGCTGAAGGCTACCGCCCATCCGGCCGGCGGCACCGTCGAAGAGGCCACCAAGACGCAGATCGCCACTATCGGCGAGAACATCCAGGTTCGCCGCATGGTCCGCATCAGCAACGATGGCCCGTTGGCCACGTACCTGCACGGCGGCCGCATCGGCGTGATCGTGGCGCTCAAGGGCGGCTCGGAAGAGCTGGCCAAGGGCATCGCCATGCACGTGGCGGCCATGAACCCGCCGCACATCAAGCCCGAGGACGTCCCGGCCGAGTTCATCGCGAAGGAAAAGGACATCGCGCTGAGCCAGATGACCGACAAGGACAAGGCCAAGCCGGCCGAGATCCTGGAAAAGATCATCTCCGGCAAGATCAACAAGATCGTCTCGGAAGTGACCCTGGTCGGCCAGCCGTACGTGCTGGACACCAATGTCACGGTTGGCGACGCCCTCAAGAAGGAAGGCGCTGACGTGGTTGCCGTGGCCCGTCTGGTTGTGGGCGAAGGCATCGAGAAGGTGCAGGAAGACTACCTGGCCGAAGTGGCGAAGGCGATGCAGGTCTAA
- the map gene encoding type I methionyl aminopeptidase translates to MAVTLKTPEDIQGMRVAGQLAAEVLAMLKEHVKPGVTTEDLDRLAYEHIVNVQKATPANVGYNGFPKTLCTSVNHVICHGIPTPGKLLKDGDIINLDVTVIKDGWHGDTSRMYFVGTPSVLARRLVETTYEAMMQGIQAVRPGATLGDIGHAIQKHAEAAGFSVVREYCGHGIGKVYHDEPQVLHYGRPSTGLELKKGMTFTVEPMINAGKPQTKQLPDGWTVVTKDHSLSAQWEHTIAVTDDGFEILTPWPDAL, encoded by the coding sequence ATGGCAGTTACATTGAAAACCCCCGAAGACATCCAGGGCATGCGCGTGGCCGGTCAGTTGGCCGCTGAAGTGCTTGCCATGCTCAAGGAACACGTCAAGCCTGGCGTCACCACCGAGGACCTGGACCGGCTTGCCTACGAGCACATTGTGAATGTGCAAAAGGCGACGCCCGCCAACGTTGGCTACAACGGCTTCCCGAAGACGTTGTGCACCTCGGTCAATCACGTGATCTGCCACGGCATCCCCACCCCGGGCAAGCTGCTGAAGGACGGCGACATCATCAATCTCGACGTCACCGTCATCAAAGACGGCTGGCACGGCGATACCAGCCGCATGTACTTCGTCGGCACGCCGTCGGTGCTTGCCAGGCGCCTGGTCGAGACCACCTACGAAGCGATGATGCAGGGCATCCAGGCCGTGCGTCCGGGCGCCACGCTGGGTGATATTGGCCACGCTATCCAGAAGCACGCGGAAGCGGCCGGTTTCTCGGTGGTGCGCGAGTATTGCGGGCACGGCATTGGCAAGGTCTATCACGACGAACCGCAGGTGCTGCACTACGGTCGTCCGAGCACCGGCCTGGAGTTGAAGAAGGGCATGACCTTCACGGTCGAGCCAATGATCAATGCGGGCAAGCCGCAGACCAAGCAGCTGCCGGATGGCTGGACGGTGGTCACCAAGGATCATTCGCTGTCGGCCCAGTGGGAGCACACCATTGCGGTCACCGATGATGGGTTCGAGATTTTGACACCTTGGCCGGACGCGCTGTGA
- the glnD gene encoding [protein-PII] uridylyltransferase, with amino-acid sequence MPVAPIVLPPLPRLPAAVPRSGVSSDARRALRQLLGDVDRALATAFRDGADASALARRRSESVQRIVAHVWTACLGDVSGAALFAVGGFGRGLLFPYSDVDLLALVGPSDPARLRALEQCFATLWDIGLKVGHAVRDLAQCRALAANDASVFTSLLDARRLVGDPALEESIKAITTDPVLWPPVAYLAVRLAERDARHARYNDTAYNLEPNLKDGPGGLRTLDALRWLGRRLAHADDFDDMVGEGLLDPAEKNTLEQAEATLRRYRFALHLEAGRAEERLLFDYQRALAAQLGFQDEHEKNLGVEQFMQGYYRAASQVERLGVQIAERFEEMLEPPSAAQAVGEEFIRYGKRLAVRDPDLFMRRPAALVEAFIVRLGEPGIVGFTADTMRRIHQATAALERSLADDPDVLAAFLCLLRLGAPAVEALWRMNRHGLLAAILPAFGTVFGRMQYDLFHVYTVDEHTLRVLRNVARFADPAAAAEFPIACEIWPTLPQPELLLLAALFHDIAKGRGGDHSVLGEEEALAFGRRLGLPEADTQLVAWLVRWHLLMSTTAQRQDITDPDVVQRFAETVDTGERLDLLYLLTIADIIGTSPKLWNGWKDRLLADLYSATRYALRSEDALPPDAAARVRACREQALALLESEGFTADACLRAWRGFPESSFLRHRPEQIAWQTAAILQAKGATPLVAAHPQSIRGTTELFVYVPDRDGLFAAVTAMLDRLHLSVMEARILSSPTGMALDTFLLLESDTQKPASAERAEELKQRLHRALSQPGHVHQPSRRSMSRHLKHFQAAPKIAFSTVGGRTRLALVCSDRPGLLAAVAQAMTDAGVRVHDARIATFGERVEDFFLITDRHDAPLDVAQQDRLLQALLERLGTAKRT; translated from the coding sequence ATGCCCGTCGCCCCGATCGTGTTGCCCCCGTTGCCTCGCCTGCCTGCGGCGGTACCGCGTTCGGGTGTGTCGTCGGATGCGCGTCGCGCACTTCGGCAATTGTTGGGTGACGTCGATCGTGCGCTGGCCACGGCTTTTCGCGATGGTGCCGATGCAAGCGCACTGGCGCGGCGGCGTAGCGAATCAGTGCAGCGCATCGTGGCGCACGTGTGGACCGCATGCCTGGGTGATGTCTCTGGCGCAGCCTTGTTTGCCGTCGGTGGCTTTGGCCGTGGCCTGCTGTTTCCCTATTCGGATGTGGATTTGCTCGCGTTGGTGGGGCCGTCGGACCCGGCACGCTTGCGTGCGCTGGAACAGTGCTTCGCCACTTTGTGGGATATCGGATTGAAAGTGGGGCACGCAGTGCGCGATCTGGCGCAATGCCGTGCGCTGGCTGCGAATGACGCGAGCGTGTTCACCAGCCTGCTGGATGCGCGGCGACTGGTGGGTGACCCGGCGTTGGAAGAGAGCATCAAGGCCATCACCACCGATCCGGTGCTGTGGCCGCCCGTCGCCTATCTGGCGGTGCGTCTGGCCGAGCGCGATGCACGCCATGCCCGCTACAACGATACGGCTTACAACCTGGAGCCCAACCTCAAGGATGGTCCTGGTGGCCTGCGTACACTCGATGCGCTGCGCTGGCTTGGTCGTCGACTCGCGCATGCGGACGACTTCGATGACATGGTGGGCGAGGGGCTACTGGATCCCGCTGAAAAGAATACGCTCGAGCAGGCCGAGGCAACGCTGCGTCGTTACCGTTTTGCCTTGCATCTAGAGGCGGGGCGCGCCGAAGAGCGTCTGTTGTTCGATTACCAGCGCGCACTCGCCGCGCAGCTCGGTTTCCAGGACGAACACGAGAAGAACCTCGGCGTCGAGCAATTCATGCAGGGCTACTATCGTGCCGCCAGTCAGGTGGAGCGCCTAGGCGTGCAGATTGCCGAGCGCTTCGAGGAAATGCTCGAACCGCCAAGCGCAGCGCAGGCGGTCGGTGAGGAATTCATCCGTTACGGCAAGCGCCTTGCGGTGCGCGATCCGGACCTTTTCATGCGCCGGCCCGCCGCCTTGGTGGAAGCGTTCATCGTGCGACTGGGGGAGCCAGGCATTGTCGGCTTTACGGCAGACACGATGCGCCGCATTCACCAGGCCACCGCGGCGTTGGAACGCTCGCTCGCCGACGATCCAGATGTGCTTGCGGCATTCCTGTGCTTGCTTCGACTGGGGGCTCCGGCGGTAGAGGCGTTGTGGCGCATGAATCGCCATGGCTTGCTTGCTGCCATCCTGCCCGCGTTCGGCACGGTATTCGGTCGCATGCAGTACGACCTGTTCCATGTCTACACGGTGGATGAGCACACGCTGCGCGTGCTGCGCAATGTGGCTCGCTTCGCCGATCCGGCCGCGGCGGCGGAGTTTCCCATCGCCTGCGAAATATGGCCGACGCTGCCCCAACCGGAGCTATTGTTGCTCGCCGCGCTGTTCCATGACATCGCCAAGGGACGCGGTGGCGATCACTCCGTGCTTGGCGAAGAAGAGGCACTTGCCTTTGGACGGCGGCTCGGTTTGCCCGAGGCCGACACGCAATTGGTCGCATGGCTAGTGCGCTGGCACCTGCTGATGAGCACAACGGCGCAGCGGCAGGACATTACCGATCCGGACGTGGTGCAGCGCTTCGCCGAGACCGTCGACACTGGCGAGCGGCTTGATTTGCTCTATTTGCTCACGATTGCCGACATCATCGGCACCAGCCCGAAGTTGTGGAATGGATGGAAGGATCGCCTGCTGGCCGATCTCTATTCGGCGACACGTTATGCGTTGCGCAGCGAGGACGCGTTGCCGCCCGATGCCGCGGCGCGGGTGCGCGCTTGCCGCGAACAGGCGTTGGCGTTGCTCGAAAGCGAGGGCTTCACTGCCGATGCTTGCCTGCGTGCGTGGCGCGGCTTCCCCGAGTCGAGTTTTCTGCGTCACCGGCCTGAGCAAATTGCCTGGCAGACCGCGGCAATACTGCAGGCGAAAGGCGCTACGCCGCTGGTGGCAGCTCATCCCCAGTCGATTCGCGGTACGACGGAGCTCTTTGTCTACGTGCCCGATCGCGATGGTCTGTTTGCTGCAGTAACGGCGATGCTTGATCGCCTGCATTTGTCGGTCATGGAGGCGCGCATTCTCAGTTCGCCCACGGGCATGGCGTTGGACACGTTCCTGTTACTTGAGTCCGATACCCAGAAGCCGGCCAGTGCCGAACGTGCAGAAGAGTTGAAGCAGCGATTGCATCGTGCATTGTCCCAGCCGGGGCACGTACATCAGCCGTCGCGGCGGAGCATGTCTCGCCACCTCAAGCATTTCCAGGCGGCGCCCAAGATCGCGTTCAGTACGGTTGGCGGACGCACGCGTCTGGCGCTGGTATGCAGCGATAGGCCCGGTCTGCTGGCGGCCGTGGCGCAGGCGATGACGGATGCTGGCGTGCGCGTGCATGATGCGCGCATTGCCACGTTTGGCGAGCGCGTGGAAGACTTCTTCCTGATCACGGATCGCCACGACGCGCCACTCGATGTCGCGCAACAGGATCGTTTGCTTCAAGCGCTCCTTGAAAGACTTGGCACGGCCAAACGGACCTAG
- the dapE gene encoding succinyl-diaminopimelate desuccinylase → MSAVFDLTCELIRRRSVTPDDAGCQLLLGDRLAAAGFRVEHLRFGDVDNLWATHGSGGPLLAFLGHTDVVPTGPVEQWASHPFDPVVRDGHLYGRGAADMKGSVAAMTVALEAFVQAYPQHHGRVGLLLTSDEEGPTNLDGVRRVAEHFRTTGERIDWCVVGEPSSKARLGDLIRVGRRGSLSGTLTVRGVQGHVAYPEKANNPIHAFAPALAELAAGRWDEGNQDFPPTSFQVSNLNAGTGANNVIPGTLTALINFRYSTASSAADLRTRTEAMLDKHGLDWQIDWSLSGEPFLTPPGGAVREAVVAVCRELCGVEPEESTGGGTSDGRFIAPLGAEVVELGPVNATIHKVDECVAVADLEKLPLLYQAVCERLLG, encoded by the coding sequence ATGTCTGCCGTATTCGATCTCACTTGTGAGCTGATTCGTCGACGCTCGGTAACGCCGGATGATGCCGGTTGCCAGTTGCTGCTGGGTGATAGGTTGGCGGCGGCAGGATTTCGGGTTGAACATCTGCGCTTCGGTGACGTCGACAACCTATGGGCTACGCATGGTTCAGGTGGACCGCTGCTGGCTTTTCTCGGTCATACCGATGTGGTGCCCACTGGACCCGTCGAACAGTGGGCAAGCCATCCGTTTGATCCCGTCGTGCGCGATGGCCATCTATATGGCCGTGGCGCGGCAGATATGAAGGGCTCGGTCGCCGCGATGACAGTGGCGCTGGAAGCGTTCGTCCAAGCCTATCCGCAGCACCATGGCCGCGTCGGCCTGTTGCTCACCAGTGACGAAGAAGGTCCGACCAATCTCGATGGCGTGCGTCGAGTGGCCGAGCATTTTCGTACGACGGGCGAGCGCATCGACTGGTGCGTGGTGGGTGAGCCTTCATCGAAGGCGAGGCTCGGTGATCTGATTCGTGTGGGACGTCGCGGTTCGCTGTCGGGCACGCTTACGGTACGTGGCGTGCAGGGGCATGTGGCTTATCCCGAAAAAGCGAACAACCCGATTCATGCGTTCGCGCCCGCGCTGGCCGAACTGGCTGCTGGGCGTTGGGATGAAGGCAACCAGGATTTTCCGCCCACCTCGTTCCAGGTATCCAACCTCAATGCCGGCACCGGCGCGAACAATGTCATTCCCGGCACGCTTACCGCGCTGATCAATTTTCGCTACAGCACGGCCAGCAGCGCCGCGGACCTGCGCACTCGTACCGAGGCCATGCTCGACAAGCATGGACTGGACTGGCAGATCGATTGGTCGCTCTCGGGCGAACCGTTCCTCACGCCGCCGGGCGGCGCCGTGCGCGAAGCCGTTGTCGCCGTTTGCCGTGAGTTGTGTGGCGTCGAGCCTGAAGAGAGCACTGGGGGTGGTACTTCCGATGGACGCTTTATCGCGCCGCTGGGTGCAGAGGTGGTCGAGCTTGGGCCGGTCAATGCCACCATTCACAAGGTGGATGAATGTGTCGCTGTGGCCGACCTGGAAAAGCTGCCGTTGCTCTATCAGGCGGTGTGCGAGCGATTGTTGGGATGA
- a CDS encoding Spx/MgsR family RNA polymerase-binding regulatory protein, whose protein sequence is MTVLTLYGLPNCDTCKKARNWLNRFEMEHVFVDYRAQPVPAGTLKAWAQQLGGWEKLVNKSSTTWRNLLPQRKNPGSDPEWTLLLKEYPALIRRPVVQQGDGSVSVGFTDNGFKKLFGK, encoded by the coding sequence ATGACAGTTCTCACGCTTTATGGCCTGCCCAATTGCGATACCTGCAAGAAGGCGCGCAACTGGCTCAATCGGTTCGAGATGGAACACGTCTTCGTCGATTATCGTGCCCAACCGGTGCCCGCCGGGACGTTGAAAGCGTGGGCACAGCAGTTGGGTGGCTGGGAGAAGTTGGTCAACAAGTCGTCCACCACCTGGCGCAACCTGCTGCCGCAGCGCAAGAACCCTGGCAGTGATCCCGAATGGACGCTGCTGCTCAAGGAGTATCCCGCCTTGATCCGCCGCCCGGTGGTGCAGCAAGGCGATGGTTCGGTCAGCGTGGGCTTTACCGATAACGGCTTCAAGAAGCTGTTCGGCAAGTGA
- the frr gene encoding ribosome recycling factor produces the protein MLNDIKTDAQTRMGKSIDSLKHDLTRLRTGRASTALVEGIKVPYYGSDMPLNQVATIALGDSRSIIITPFEKTLIAPIEKAIMASDVGITPTTAGVVIRLNMPPLTEERRKELAKHVAHEGENAKVAIRNVRRDALQQVKDLLKEKLITEDEERKAEDEIQKLTDRFVKDVDSVVKHKEEELMAL, from the coding sequence ATGCTTAACGACATCAAGACCGATGCCCAGACCCGCATGGGCAAGAGCATCGACTCGCTCAAGCACGACCTGACTCGCCTGCGCACCGGCCGCGCCAGTACGGCGCTGGTGGAGGGCATCAAGGTGCCTTACTACGGTTCGGACATGCCGCTGAATCAGGTCGCGACGATCGCTCTGGGCGACTCGCGCTCCATCATCATCACCCCGTTCGAGAAGACTCTGATCGCGCCGATCGAAAAAGCCATCATGGCGTCGGATGTCGGCATCACGCCCACCACCGCCGGCGTCGTCATTCGCTTGAACATGCCGCCGCTGACAGAGGAGCGCCGCAAGGAGCTCGCCAAGCACGTGGCACACGAGGGCGAGAACGCGAAAGTTGCCATCCGCAATGTGCGTCGCGATGCCTTGCAGCAGGTCAAGGATCTGCTCAAGGAAAAGCTGATCACCGAAGACGAAGAGCGCAAGGCCGAGGACGAGATCCAGAAGCTGACCGACCGCTTCGTGAAGGATGTCGACAGCGTGGTGAAGCACAAGGAAGAGGAGCTGATGGCGCTCTGA